From Rhinatrema bivittatum unplaced genomic scaffold, aRhiBiv1.1, whole genome shotgun sequence, one genomic window encodes:
- the LOC115081649 gene encoding olfactory receptor 151-like: MHGRENLTTVTEFIILGFPEYPELQIPLFLLFLLIYLIILMGNLTIIALTCLVPRLHTPMYLFLCNLSFMNITSTSVTLPKLLDIFLTKRQRISAGGCFAQLYFFIVSESEEYLLLTVMAYDRYVAVCHPLHYAVIMNQRLCVLMTAGLWIFGILYGAAYIAFLLCFSYCGSNEIDHSFCDLSALLKLSCTSTFPLECFIYIMGTFAALPCIISTLVSYVYIISAILRIRYTQGRRKAFSTCSSHLTVVILYYGTMLCSYMRPTSTQSLTQNKHFAVLYNGFIPMFNPLIYSLKNQEVKKALSKLAAPILMCRDQKNVFSSCDCKTSYLRKR; encoded by the coding sequence ATGCACGGAAGAGAAAATCTCAccacagtgacagaattcatcaTTCTGGGGTTTCCTGAATATCCAGAGCTACAGATCCCCCTTTTCCTTCTATTCTTACTGATTTACCTGATCATCCTGATGGGGAACCTCACTATTATAGCCCTGACATGCCTGGTCCCtcgcctgcacacccccatgtacctTTTCCTCTGTAACTTGTCTTTCATGAATATTACTTCTACCTCTGTCACCCTCCCTAAACTGCTGGACATCTTCTTAACAAAAAGGCAACGTATCTCTGCAGGTGGGTGTTTTGCACAGCTGTATTTTTTCATAGTTTCAGAAAGTGAAGAATATCTCCTTCTTACGGTCATGGCTTACGACCGCTACGTCGCAGTCTGTCATCCCCTGCACTATGCTGTGATTATGAATCAGAGGCTCTGTGTGTTGATGACGGCAGGCTTATGGATTTTTGGGATTCTGTATGGAGCTGCATACATTGCCTTCCTACTGTGTTTCTCTTACTGTGGGTCCAATGAGATTGACCATTCCTTCTGTGATCTCTCGGCACTGCTCAAACTGTCCTGCACCAGCACCTTCCCCCTCGAATGTTTCATTTACATTATGGGAACTTTTGCAGCATTGCCTTGCATCATCTCAACCCTTGTGTCTTACGTCTACATCATCTCCGCCATCCTGAGGATCCGTTACACACAGGGGAGAcgcaaagccttctccacctgctcctcccacctcacggtCGTTATTCTCTACTATGGGACAATGCTGTGTTCATACATGAGACCAACGTCTACGCAGTCCCTCACTCAAAACAAGCACTTTGCTGTCCTGTATAACGGTTTTATCCCTATGTTCAACCCATTAATTTATAGCCTGAAAAACCAAGAGGTAAAAAAAGCCCTAAGTAAACTTGCTGCTCCAATACTAATGTGCAGGGATCAGAAGAACGTTTTCTCTTCCTGTGACTGTAAAACCTCATATCTGAGGAAAAGATAG